In one Mucilaginibacter sp. PAMB04168 genomic region, the following are encoded:
- a CDS encoding RNA-binding protein, translating into MTKLFISGFPLEISEMDLAKLIAPHGDIATIKIVRDKQTRKCKGYAFIEMESLDDAENTVIALDGERMGDRELTVKISEDKPVAPKPRFSRPPTFGSSGNNKPGRKPFEEQEKRPRRPRA; encoded by the coding sequence ATGACAAAACTTTTTATAAGCGGTTTTCCGTTAGAGATCTCAGAAATGGATCTTGCCAAACTCATAGCGCCCCATGGTGATATTGCCACCATAAAAATTGTTAGGGATAAACAGACCCGTAAATGCAAAGGATATGCCTTTATAGAAATGGAAAGCCTTGACGATGCAGAAAATACGGTTATTGCACTGGATGGCGAAAGAATGGGCGACAGAGAATTAACTGTTAAAATTAGCGAGGACAAACCAGTGGCCCCAAAGCCCAGGTTTAGCCGTCCGCCAACCTTTGGTTCATCAGGCAATAACAAACCTGGTCGAAAACCATTCGAAGAACAAGAAAAAAGGCCCAGACGGCCAAGGGCTTAA
- a CDS encoding sigma-70 family RNA polymerase sigma factor: MAYSSLSDANLWNLVIDDDYRAFTVLFQRHWVRLYKTALNYIKDEQVCEELIHNLFLNLWNRKRYLNINNFSAYLKVSLRYHVYAQLKKQKTSPIELQEDLCDTVYELNAAYEKLCYRDMEDELHKQMKTLPLRCQEIFKLSRTEQLSNTEIAVKLGISKRTVENQITVALKYIRGHIKDIAMLMVILLHW; this comes from the coding sequence ATGGCATACAGCTCATTGAGCGACGCCAACCTCTGGAATCTTGTAATAGATGACGATTACCGTGCTTTTACCGTACTGTTTCAGCGTCATTGGGTGCGTTTGTACAAAACGGCTCTTAATTATATTAAAGATGAGCAGGTGTGCGAAGAGCTCATTCATAACTTGTTTCTGAACTTATGGAACCGCAAACGGTATTTAAATATTAACAATTTCAGTGCTTATCTGAAAGTGTCACTTCGTTACCATGTTTACGCCCAGTTAAAAAAGCAAAAGACATCTCCTATAGAACTACAGGAGGACTTGTGTGATACAGTTTATGAGCTTAATGCTGCCTATGAGAAGCTGTGTTACCGGGATATGGAGGATGAGCTTCACAAGCAAATGAAGACGCTTCCACTTCGTTGTCAGGAAATATTTAAGCTAAGCCGCACTGAGCAATTAAGCAATACCGAAATTGCTGTAAAGCTAGGTATCTCTAAACGCACGGTAGAAAATCAAATTACTGTTGCTTTGAAATATATACGTGGTCACATTAAAGATATAGCCATGCTAATGGTGATACTTTTGCACTGGTAG
- a CDS encoding TonB-dependent receptor: MQKNRLTMLWKSMLIALGICFISIHIYAQSRNITGTIVDEKGETLVGATVKIKSGSLTTTTNVNGQFTLNVPPSETALIVTYIGYTDQEVSINAQSNNLRIQLTSNARNLNDVVVVGYGSQRRKDVTGSVTSVSEATLEEVPAPNLIAQLKGRAAGVTIVNNSSTPGAAGSIRIRGNRTITRGSNSSSDNADAPLIVLDGVPYNGSINDFSPDDVSSIDILKDASATAIYGSRGAGGVILVTTKRGRTGKAVITYDGYYGISSILGKYKLFNGPEFAQFKADAATYAQTNPGTTGYGLTQSEKDALAAGISTDWQDLIYQHGSISNNQINISGGSEKTQFGVGAGYFTETGIIPNQNFKRATLRTTIDHRVNDRIKVGVNSITTLSYSNTPGGGNVPFNLARLTPLASPYNADGTLNLRPASQTLDATQVNPLTLITRADDIVARNKRLRTFNSLYGEVNIFDGLRYRLNVGLDYRTENGDGYNPAGTLVNANDGQSSSNGSFSSGYNYSYNIQNLLYYDKTFAQKHKVSFTGLFEINKEQNRSNRFTVTGIPADYIGNTNFGLASGTILSDVNNNFFSERGLVSYMGRLNYGFDDRYLVTATVRVDGSSTLSPGNQYFTYPALGLGWNITNEQFAKPWKVVSNLKLRGGYGISGNRNVDPYTTLGLLSASAYNFGQAVAGQQLAYYVSTLANNALGWQSTAQWDVGLDFGLLNNRITGVIDVYDQKTKDILLPVALPASIGAGETVKNLGKTRGRGLEVTLTTVNFQSKNGFNWSTDLNWFFNREEITQLTTPQELNNVGNGWFVGQPLSVIYDVKKIGIWQTEDKNNGTLARQTSPVQIPGQIRVEDIDGNNRIDANDRQIIGNFQPKWEGGITNRFSYKGFDLSVVINARIGMKVLVPYLSNDGSTNGYAFFMTSRLNQVKVNYWTANNPTNEFPAPDANNQASNFLSTLAYRDGSFIRARSINFGYTVSPAFIKKAGLSTLRFYLNCTNPFIIYSPLVKSGLAMDPEGNGYGGAVTGYSSPSNQVSAPTRQVSVNINNPSTRQFILGVNARF; this comes from the coding sequence ATGCAAAAAAACAGACTTACTATGTTATGGAAGTCAATGCTTATCGCCTTAGGGATTTGCTTTATTTCCATTCATATTTATGCACAGTCCAGAAACATTACAGGTACAATTGTAGACGAAAAAGGCGAAACCCTGGTTGGCGCAACCGTTAAAATAAAAAGCGGATCGTTAACCACCACAACAAATGTAAACGGCCAGTTTACGCTTAATGTACCACCAAGCGAAACCGCCCTTATTGTAACTTATATTGGCTATACCGATCAGGAAGTTTCTATAAATGCACAGAGTAACAATCTCCGTATCCAACTTACCTCCAATGCCCGTAATTTAAATGACGTGGTGGTGGTGGGTTACGGCTCGCAGCGCAGAAAAGATGTAACCGGATCTGTTACCTCAGTTTCTGAAGCTACACTGGAAGAGGTGCCTGCACCTAATTTAATTGCTCAATTAAAAGGGCGTGCTGCTGGTGTGACTATTGTAAACAATAGTTCTACCCCGGGCGCTGCAGGATCTATCCGTATCCGTGGTAACCGTACCATTACCAGGGGCAGCAACAGCAGCAGTGATAATGCTGATGCTCCTTTGATCGTATTAGATGGTGTGCCTTATAATGGTAGCATAAATGACTTTAGCCCTGATGACGTTTCGAGCATTGACATCTTAAAGGATGCCTCTGCAACAGCCATTTATGGTTCTAGAGGTGCGGGTGGTGTTATATTGGTGACTACTAAACGCGGCCGCACCGGCAAAGCAGTTATTACCTATGACGGCTATTATGGCATTTCGAGCATTTTGGGTAAGTATAAGTTGTTTAACGGGCCTGAATTTGCCCAGTTTAAAGCAGATGCCGCTACTTATGCACAAACCAACCCGGGTACAACCGGTTACGGCCTTACGCAATCGGAAAAGGATGCTTTAGCTGCCGGTATTTCTACCGATTGGCAAGATCTCATTTATCAGCATGGTTCTATCAGCAACAACCAGATCAATATTTCTGGCGGTAGCGAAAAGACCCAATTTGGTGTAGGGGCCGGCTATTTTACTGAAACAGGTATTATACCAAACCAAAATTTTAAGAGGGCAACGCTCCGTACTACTATCGATCACCGTGTTAATGACCGTATCAAAGTTGGGGTTAACTCTATTACTACGTTATCTTACTCAAACACGCCGGGTGGGGGTAACGTACCATTCAATTTGGCGCGTTTAACGCCGCTGGCGTCGCCATACAATGCTGATGGTACTTTGAATTTACGTCCTGCATCCCAAACTCTTGATGCTACTCAAGTAAACCCCTTAACGCTGATCACCCGGGCCGATGATATTGTTGCCCGTAACAAACGCTTAAGAACCTTTAACAGCCTTTATGGGGAAGTAAACATTTTTGACGGATTAAGATACCGCCTGAATGTTGGTTTAGATTACCGTACCGAAAATGGAGATGGATATAACCCCGCAGGTACGCTTGTAAACGCAAACGATGGTCAAAGCTCAAGCAATGGCAGCTTTTCCTCAGGTTATAACTACTCTTACAACATTCAAAACTTGCTGTATTACGATAAAACCTTTGCCCAAAAACATAAGGTAAGCTTTACAGGCTTGTTTGAGATTAACAAAGAGCAAAACAGGAGCAACCGCTTTACAGTAACAGGTATACCTGCCGATTATATTGGTAATACCAACTTTGGCTTAGCCAGCGGTACTATCTTAAGCGATGTAAATAACAACTTCTTTTCAGAGCGCGGACTTGTATCTTATATGGGCCGACTGAATTACGGTTTTGACGATCGTTACCTGGTTACAGCCACAGTGCGTGTGGATGGTTCATCAACGTTATCACCTGGTAATCAATACTTCACCTATCCGGCTTTAGGCTTGGGCTGGAACATTACTAACGAGCAGTTTGCAAAACCATGGAAGGTTGTATCTAACCTAAAATTGCGTGGCGGCTATGGTATATCAGGTAACCGTAATGTTGATCCGTATACTACATTAGGCTTGCTTTCGGCCTCTGCTTATAACTTTGGGCAAGCGGTTGCTGGTCAGCAATTAGCCTACTATGTGTCTACACTGGCCAACAACGCGTTGGGTTGGCAGTCCACCGCACAGTGGGATGTTGGTTTGGACTTTGGTTTACTTAATAACCGTATTACTGGTGTTATTGACGTTTATGATCAAAAAACGAAAGATATATTACTGCCTGTAGCTTTGCCTGCCAGTATTGGTGCGGGTGAAACTGTTAAAAACCTTGGTAAAACACGTGGCCGTGGTTTGGAAGTAACTTTAACAACCGTAAACTTTCAATCTAAAAACGGTTTTAACTGGAGTACAGATTTAAACTGGTTTTTTAACCGCGAGGAGATCACGCAGCTTACCACGCCGCAAGAGTTAAATAACGTAGGTAATGGATGGTTTGTTGGACAGCCTTTAAGCGTTATTTATGATGTTAAAAAGATAGGCATCTGGCAAACTGAAGACAAGAATAACGGCACGCTTGCCCGGCAAACCTCTCCGGTTCAAATTCCGGGTCAAATACGGGTTGAGGATATAGATGGTAACAACAGAATAGACGCAAATGACCGTCAGATTATAGGTAATTTCCAACCTAAATGGGAGGGTGGTATCACTAACCGCTTCAGTTATAAAGGCTTTGATCTATCGGTTGTTATCAATGCGCGTATAGGTATGAAAGTGCTGGTTCCGTATCTATCAAATGATGGTTCAACCAATGGTTATGCATTTTTCATGACCTCACGTTTAAATCAGGTAAAGGTGAATTATTGGACAGCAAATAACCCAACCAACGAGTTCCCTGCACCTGATGCAAATAATCAGGCTTCTAACTTTTTATCAACCCTGGCTTACCGCGATGGCTCATTTATCAGAGCCCGGAGCATAAACTTTGGTTATACCGTGAGTCCTGCTTTTATAAAAAAAGCTGGTTTAAGCACCCTAAGATTTTACCTGAATTGTACCAACCCATTCATTATTTATTCACCACTGGTTAAATCAGGCTTGGCAATGGATCCTGAAGGCAACGGTTATGGTGGTGCTGTGACTGGCTACAGTTCACCTAGTAATCAGGTTAGTGCTCCTACACGTCAGGTAAGTGTTAATATCAATAACCCGTCTACGCGTCAGTTCATATTGGGTGTAAACGCCAGGTTTTAA
- a CDS encoding RagB/SusD family nutrient uptake outer membrane protein, with translation MKINKIVTYTLLLCTALSGNGCKKLLEEHPQSSVVPSFFNTPAGVLGGIAGAYQLLRAGTYGTEGFNTQLVAGTDDHLSGAGSSSRLNTYNGLVGDDASAGWSNFYQAINTLNGVLEYGTSIDLPDATRKSYLAQAKFMRAFCYFMLVQQYGDVPLHTTFITVPTQADTRAPVADVYAQIIKDLNEASADLPNTVTAPFLGKAATKSTALFLLGKVYLTRGWLNNTQSDFQQAYDICNGIITNKGTYGLDLWQDYADAFNPANDYGKETMFVSDHTIDPKYGTFNLGGAEASGPVNLQPWFYNFNYPTFSAVNTFKTAAGALSSSGSSGMVRDVPYGRPFIRTRPNTDRLTTGPNAGKRYILDQAFVNRTTDARYDGTFFKAWISNTPLTNAANAANNTRGITYSMVPGVDTAIYMPDFEVTGAPQFIGTRPFKGIVIPPSLWNANYFPSVRKFMDPSRAPANFNDPSSRPVVIYRFADVYMTAAEAAFKLNNLGNAAAMLNVIRQRAAFRKTNTATENAAAVTAMTITAANVTLDFILDERTREFYAETQRWLDLVRTKSLVRRVQAWNPEAAPYIKDFHVLRPIPQSTQIDRVVEGAKMPQNAGY, from the coding sequence ATGAAAATTAATAAGATAGTAACCTACACGCTGTTGTTGTGCACAGCGCTTTCGGGCAATGGTTGCAAAAAATTACTCGAAGAGCATCCCCAATCTTCTGTTGTTCCTTCGTTTTTTAATACACCCGCCGGAGTTTTGGGTGGTATAGCTGGTGCTTACCAATTGTTAAGAGCCGGAACCTACGGTACTGAAGGTTTTAACACACAATTAGTAGCCGGTACAGACGATCACCTATCAGGTGCAGGATCAAGCAGCAGGTTAAACACCTACAATGGCTTAGTAGGAGACGATGCTAGTGCCGGCTGGAGTAATTTTTACCAGGCTATTAATACACTGAACGGTGTGTTGGAGTATGGTACAAGTATCGATTTGCCAGATGCTACACGCAAGAGCTACCTTGCACAAGCCAAGTTTATGCGGGCTTTCTGTTATTTTATGCTGGTGCAGCAATATGGTGATGTGCCATTACACACCACCTTTATTACCGTGCCTACTCAGGCCGATACACGTGCACCTGTAGCCGACGTTTATGCTCAAATCATTAAAGACCTAAACGAGGCGTCAGCAGATTTGCCGAATACCGTAACAGCGCCTTTTTTAGGCAAAGCTGCTACCAAATCAACTGCACTGTTCTTATTAGGCAAAGTATACCTTACCCGCGGCTGGTTAAATAATACACAGTCTGACTTTCAGCAGGCTTATGACATTTGCAACGGTATTATTACCAACAAGGGTACTTACGGGCTTGATTTGTGGCAAGATTACGCTGATGCCTTTAACCCTGCGAATGACTACGGTAAAGAAACCATGTTTGTGAGCGATCATACTATTGATCCTAAATATGGTACTTTTAATTTGGGCGGCGCTGAAGCCAGCGGCCCTGTAAACCTGCAACCATGGTTTTACAACTTTAATTATCCTACCTTCAGCGCTGTTAATACCTTTAAAACAGCTGCAGGTGCTCTTTCAAGCAGCGGCTCGAGCGGTATGGTTAGAGATGTGCCCTACGGTCGTCCGTTCATCCGGACCCGGCCAAATACCGACCGCTTAACAACAGGCCCTAACGCAGGCAAACGTTATATTTTAGACCAGGCTTTTGTTAACCGTACGACTGACGCCAGATATGATGGTACCTTTTTTAAGGCTTGGATATCTAATACGCCACTTACCAATGCGGCAAATGCAGCAAACAATACCCGTGGTATAACTTACAGTATGGTACCCGGTGTAGATACGGCTATTTATATGCCCGATTTTGAAGTAACAGGTGCACCCCAGTTTATCGGTACCCGCCCGTTTAAGGGCATTGTGATTCCGCCAAGTTTGTGGAACGCTAACTATTTTCCTTCGGTAAGGAAATTTATGGATCCGAGCCGTGCTCCGGCTAACTTTAATGATCCATCTTCACGTCCGGTTGTGATATACCGTTTTGCTGATGTGTACATGACAGCTGCCGAAGCAGCCTTTAAATTAAATAATTTAGGTAATGCTGCAGCAATGCTTAACGTGATCAGGCAACGTGCCGCCTTCCGTAAAACAAATACAGCTACCGAAAATGCTGCCGCTGTCACAGCTATGACTATCACGGCCGCTAACGTTACACTTGATTTTATATTAGACGAACGGACCCGCGAGTTTTATGCAGAAACACAAAGGTGGCTTGACCTGGTGCGTACCAAATCATTGGTTAGACGCGTGCAAGCCTGGAACCCCGAAGCGGCTCCTTACATTAAAGATTTCCATGTGCTAAGACCCATACCGCAATCTACTCAGATTGACCGGGTTGTTGAAGGTGCTAAAATGCCTCAAAACGCTGGTTATTAA
- a CDS encoding FecR domain-containing protein, translated as MTREEYLLLYEKHLAGKATPLEIEKIMAYEDDFELKTLHPEEDKDRYRGIETRLLSKLDESLNMRKHAHFRFTWQWAAAAVVLIFMGAALFYIAEPDKRLTVATRKNQIKHAYTDSSKAILTLANGKTIELNTVGNATILAKGQVTIKKQQDGILQYEVPAPLVTGEVEYNTISTPRGGQYQIILPDGSKVWLNAASTLRFPVAFTGAERKVELSGEGYFEVAKNKKMPFKVAFKDEEVEVLGTHFNITAYPGVEASKTTLLEGSVAISRGRAKKLLVPGQQAQLQPDMQSFDIQDVDVEEAIAWKSGIFLFHNARITAIMQQIARWYDVDVVYKGDLQNMVFGGRISRSKSLTEVLKNLELTGTIHFKTEGRRVTVME; from the coding sequence ATGACGCGAGAAGAATACCTGTTACTTTATGAAAAACACCTGGCAGGTAAAGCTACGCCTTTAGAGATTGAAAAAATAATGGCATACGAGGATGATTTTGAACTTAAAACCCTTCATCCAGAAGAAGACAAGGACCGTTACCGCGGCATTGAAACCAGATTATTGAGCAAGTTGGACGAAAGCCTTAACATGAGGAAGCATGCACACTTTAGGTTTACCTGGCAATGGGCAGCGGCAGCTGTTGTGCTTATTTTTATGGGGGCTGCATTATTTTACATAGCAGAGCCTGATAAACGGCTAACCGTAGCAACCCGTAAAAATCAAATAAAACATGCTTATACGGATAGCAGCAAGGCCATACTAACACTGGCAAACGGCAAAACAATTGAACTTAATACAGTAGGTAATGCTACCATCCTTGCTAAAGGACAAGTAACAATAAAAAAACAGCAGGATGGTATACTGCAATATGAAGTGCCAGCACCGCTGGTGACAGGCGAGGTTGAATACAATACAATCAGTACCCCGCGAGGCGGGCAGTACCAAATTATTTTACCGGATGGCAGCAAAGTTTGGCTCAATGCAGCCTCTACCCTACGCTTCCCGGTGGCATTTACAGGCGCAGAACGCAAAGTTGAACTTAGTGGCGAAGGCTATTTTGAAGTAGCTAAAAATAAAAAGATGCCATTTAAAGTTGCGTTTAAAGATGAGGAAGTAGAGGTGTTAGGTACACATTTTAACATAACTGCGTACCCCGGAGTTGAAGCCTCAAAAACTACATTGTTAGAGGGTTCGGTAGCTATTTCCAGAGGACGAGCAAAGAAATTGCTTGTTCCTGGTCAGCAAGCCCAACTACAGCCTGATATGCAAAGCTTTGATATACAAGATGTTGATGTGGAAGAAGCAATTGCCTGGAAGAGCGGCATTTTCTTATTCCACAATGCACGTATAACTGCAATTATGCAGCAGATTGCCCGATGGTATGATGTAGACGTTGTCTATAAAGGAGATTTGCAAAATATGGTTTTCGGCGGGCGTATATCCCGGTCTAAAAGCCTCACAGAAGTTTTGAAAAATTTGGAACTCACAGGAACTATACACTTTAAAACCGAAGGAAGGAGAGTAACCGTTATGGAATAA
- a CDS encoding TonB-dependent receptor, with product MKITLMLCLIAIMQVSARTFAQKVSLSVKNAPLDEVLNNISRQTGYNFIYNAITIKDSRLVNLSVKDRNLTEALELCFRNQPLTFVINQNTVVIKRKDLITTAMQSIVVSGTVVDDKGVPLPGVNIKIKGAKTGVVSNASGQYTITLPQGNETLVFSFVGFATQEVGAANRTKLDVTLVETRSALNDVVIIGYGAQKRSDINGAISSVKAEDIANIPQVSVDQLLQGKASGITITQNSGGPGSATSVHIRGITSLSLSNEPLYVIDGVAISGDANNRSSSGRSQALSPNNGEVGVSPLSFLNPSDIENIEVLKDASATAIYGSRGSNGVIIITTKRGKAGSMRIGYDGYYGFQQQGKFLKMMNLKQYARLQNALADNIGQARRGEFANQDLLGEGTDWQDEIFKTAPQQSHQASFSGANTATDYYISGGYVTQDGTVLGNDFRRFNIRTNVNSQVKSWFKVGTTLSASRSIQNTSLSNNTGIIYTALLSAPDQVVRNADGSYAGPQADQVGGQINPVAQALDITNLLTRSNFNGSLYADLKFYKDLTLRSELNGDFNFSAAKLFRPTYSYGPRFINPTASLQEYYTNSNFWSWKEYLTYNHTFGKKHNVTGLLGYELVNSVYNDHSAGVQNFLTNDLQSLNLGDAKTATVGEFVGNNDIIESKYGRIIYTYNNRYSLTATYRIDRSSKFAQGFQTGYFPSFALSWRLSEEPFMAKFKSIADNIKIRFGYGQTGNQGVPSYLYGSALNAVPTGIGTAFAIDKVPNQNLTWETAVQTDLGIDFSLLNNRIDATFDYFDKSSKNFLFQRALPAFLLGQNAAFSGTAVINPPYANGGKLSAKGFEFSINSKNIASKNFKWDTKLIFSRYSNKVLSLYTGVPYIQQNVVTSFLSLTPTRTVVGSPVGQFYGYTVKDIFRTENQLRNAPVQFGRPVRTGSGGTWLGDIQFEDLNNDGKIDENDQSGIGNPNPKFTYGITNTFNYKNFDLSIFLNGSYGAKIYNILSFQTAGLGSLYQNQLASAANFWTPNNADAPTPRPVGGDNPNLYSSNRFVQSGSFLRVQNVSIGYNLPASLIQKLSISRLRVYASGQNLYVFTPYKGLDPEVGSINQNVFLTNVDLGRYPIPRTIVFGINAQF from the coding sequence ATGAAAATAACCCTGATGTTATGCTTGATTGCAATTATGCAGGTAAGCGCCAGAACATTTGCCCAGAAAGTTAGCCTAAGCGTTAAGAACGCCCCATTAGATGAGGTCTTGAACAACATAAGCCGGCAAACGGGCTACAATTTTATTTACAACGCAATTACCATTAAAGATTCGCGGCTTGTAAATCTGAGCGTAAAAGACCGCAACCTCACGGAAGCACTTGAGCTGTGTTTTAGAAACCAGCCGCTAACTTTTGTTATTAACCAGAATACCGTAGTTATTAAACGAAAGGATTTGATAACTACAGCAATGCAATCGATTGTGGTATCGGGTACAGTGGTTGATGATAAAGGCGTGCCATTACCTGGTGTTAACATTAAAATTAAGGGTGCAAAAACCGGCGTTGTTTCTAATGCCAGCGGCCAATACACCATCACACTGCCGCAGGGCAACGAAACACTTGTTTTCAGTTTTGTTGGCTTTGCAACTCAAGAGGTAGGCGCTGCAAACCGCACAAAGCTGGACGTAACCTTAGTTGAAACCCGCTCTGCTTTAAATGATGTGGTAATTATAGGCTATGGTGCACAAAAGCGCTCAGATATAAACGGTGCCATATCATCAGTTAAGGCAGAAGATATTGCTAACATTCCGCAGGTAAGCGTTGATCAGCTTTTGCAAGGCAAGGCCTCAGGCATAACCATTACACAAAATTCGGGCGGTCCGGGCAGCGCAACTTCGGTACATATAAGGGGCATAACATCGCTAAGCTTATCTAACGAGCCATTGTATGTTATAGATGGTGTTGCCATTTCTGGTGATGCCAACAATCGGAGCAGCAGCGGCCGGTCGCAGGCACTCTCGCCCAACAATGGCGAGGTAGGTGTTAGTCCATTATCCTTCCTTAACCCAAGCGATATTGAGAACATTGAAGTGTTAAAAGACGCTTCGGCAACTGCAATATATGGCAGCCGAGGCTCTAACGGTGTAATTATCATTACAACTAAACGTGGCAAGGCAGGTAGCATGCGCATTGGTTACGATGGTTACTATGGTTTTCAGCAACAGGGTAAATTCCTGAAAATGATGAACCTGAAACAGTACGCCAGGCTGCAGAATGCCTTAGCCGACAACATAGGGCAGGCTCGCCGCGGTGAGTTCGCTAACCAGGATTTGTTAGGCGAAGGAACCGACTGGCAGGATGAGATCTTTAAAACGGCCCCTCAACAAAGCCACCAGGCTTCATTCTCTGGCGCTAACACAGCAACCGATTACTATATTTCGGGTGGATACGTTACCCAGGACGGTACCGTGTTGGGTAACGATTTCAGGCGTTTCAACATTCGTACAAACGTAAATTCGCAGGTAAAAAGCTGGTTTAAGGTTGGCACAACCCTGTCGGCTAGCCGCAGCATTCAAAACACCTCACTAAGTAATAATACCGGCATTATCTATACTGCGCTGCTAAGCGCGCCTGATCAGGTTGTCAGGAATGCCGATGGTTCTTACGCCGGCCCACAGGCCGACCAGGTTGGCGGGCAGATCAACCCGGTAGCACAAGCGTTAGATATAACCAATTTACTGACCCGCAGTAACTTTAATGGCAGCTTATATGCCGATCTGAAATTTTATAAAGACCTAACCTTACGGTCTGAGTTAAACGGAGACTTTAATTTTTCGGCAGCTAAGCTGTTCAGGCCTACTTACAGCTACGGTCCGCGCTTTATAAACCCAACAGCGTCGTTACAGGAATATTATACTAATTCAAACTTTTGGAGCTGGAAAGAATATCTTACTTACAATCACACTTTCGGCAAAAAACATAATGTTACCGGTTTATTAGGTTACGAGTTGGTTAATTCCGTCTACAACGACCACTCGGCAGGGGTTCAAAATTTCCTAACCAATGACCTGCAGTCGTTAAACTTAGGCGATGCAAAAACAGCTACCGTTGGCGAGTTTGTTGGTAATAATGATATTATCGAGTCGAAATATGGCCGTATCATCTATACCTATAACAATCGCTACAGCTTAACAGCAACCTACCGGATAGACCGTTCATCTAAGTTTGCCCAAGGGTTCCAAACAGGCTACTTCCCTTCATTTGCACTATCATGGCGCTTATCCGAAGAGCCATTTATGGCAAAATTCAAATCGATAGCTGATAACATTAAGATCAGATTTGGTTACGGCCAAACCGGTAATCAGGGAGTACCGAGCTACCTGTACGGCTCGGCACTTAATGCTGTACCAACCGGTATTGGAACTGCCTTTGCCATTGACAAAGTACCTAACCAGAACCTAACTTGGGAAACCGCTGTACAAACCGACCTGGGTATCGATTTCAGCTTGCTTAATAACCGCATAGATGCTACGTTCGATTACTTTGACAAAAGCTCAAAGAACTTCCTGTTCCAGAGAGCACTTCCGGCTTTCCTGCTTGGCCAAAACGCTGCTTTTTCCGGAACCGCTGTAATCAATCCGCCTTATGCCAATGGTGGTAAGCTATCTGCCAAAGGCTTTGAGTTTAGCATCAACAGCAAAAATATTGCATCGAAAAACTTTAAGTGGGATACTAAACTCATTTTTAGCAGGTACAGCAACAAGGTACTCTCACTATACACAGGTGTGCCTTATATACAACAAAATGTTGTTACCAGCTTCTTGTCGTTAACGCCAACGCGTACGGTTGTTGGTTCGCCCGTTGGACAATTTTATGGCTACACGGTTAAAGATATTTTCAGAACCGAAAACCAGCTCAGAAATGCACCCGTACAGTTTGGCCGTCCGGTTAGAACAGGTTCAGGCGGTACATGGCTGGGTGATATACAGTTTGAAGATTTAAATAATGATGGTAAGATTGACGAAAACGACCAGTCGGGTATCGGCAATCCAAATCCTAAGTTTACTTATGGTATCACCAATACTTTTAACTACAAAAACTTTGATCTGTCTATTTTCCTCAACGGATCTTACGGAGCTAAAATTTATAACATATTATCTTTTCAAACTGCGGGCTTAGGGAGTTTGTATCAAAACCAGTTAGCATCAGCCGCTAACTTCTGGACGCCAAACAATGCAGACGCTCCTACCCCACGGCCGGTAGGGGGCGATAATCCCAATTTGTATAGTTCTAATCGTTTTGTGCAAAGCGGCTCGTTCTTAAGGGTTCAAAACGTTAGCATTGGCTATAACTTACCGGCAAGCCTCATTCAAAAACTGAGCATAAGCCGCCTACGGGTATACGCCAGCGGGCAAAACCTCTATGTATTTACACCATACAAAGGTTTGGACCCCGAAGTAGGATCAATCAATCAAAATGTGTTTTTAACCAACGTAGATCTGGGGCGCTACCCTATTCCGCGCACCATTGTATTTGGTATTAATGCACAGTTCTAA